The sequence below is a genomic window from Sphingobacterium sp. ML3W.
TTTTATAAAGCTGTAATAGATTATAATTTAGAATTAGTTACAAGAATTGAAAAATGACATTTTTAGTTTTAAAAATTTATATGGATGGAATTTTATAAAAATGACCAAGGAATATTATTAGCAGTGGATTGTATAATATTCGGATTTACAGGCGAATCATTAGAAGTTCTACTCATCAAAAGAGATTTTGAACCAGAACGTAATAAATGGAGTCTGATGGGTGGTTTTGTGCAAACCAATGAAAGCCCTGAAGGAGCCGCCAGCAGAGTATTAAAACAATTAACTGGATTAGAGAATGTTTATATGGAACAGAGTAATGTCTTCGGCGAACCTAATCGAGAAAAAACCAATCGAGTTGTTAGTATAAGTTATTTTGCCTTAATTGATAAAAATCAATATACACATATATTAAACGATGCTTATGAAGCGCATTGGTTTCCACTCCGAGATCATCCAGATTTAATCTTTGATCATAATCAGATGATCAGTGCAGCGCAAAATAGACTTAGGATGAAGGCCGCATTATATCCTATCCTTTTTGAATTACTACCCGAAAAATTCACAATTCCACAAATTGCTGCGCTATACGAAGCAGTCTATAATATGGAATTGGATAAAAGAAATTTTAGCAGAAAACTCCTATCATCGGGATTAATTATCAAATTAAAAGAAAAAGATAAAGAGAATTCAAAAAAAGGAGCTTATTATTTCAAAATAAATACCGAAATCTACAAAGAAAAGATAATGTCTTTCTTACGCTATTTACCAAGTTGGTCAATAGATAATTAAAGATTTCCAAAAACTAACCTCCTATAAAAACCTTCATTATAAAAGCGCACACGATGAAGCTTTTTTAATGAAGGATATAGGGTGAAAAAAGTAGAAAACGACTTCATTTCTCCCTAATATACCCCAGAGAAATATCCATTTTATAAATAAATTTCAACTTTAAAAGCTAAAATCTTAACTTTTTAGTATATATTAGAAGCAATCATTATTTTTGTAAAAAATTTGTAACGTTTATTCATATATGCATATTTTAAAATCACTAGTTATAACCGTATCGCTTTTATGTGCGCAACAGCATTTCACTTTAGCTCAAACACCAGTCACTCAAGGAGCAACAACGAATGTAAATAAATTTAGTGCAGAAGGTCTACGTAAAGGTACTCTTGCAAATCAGTTTGACCATTTGAATTACATTTCAAAAAACAACTATGATTACAAGATGGTACGCAAAACGAATCTTGATATCATCAAAAAAAATGTAGTTGATTCGGTCAGCAAACTTCAAAAAGAAATCAACACATTAAAATCAGCATCGTCAAACTACGGTTCCACAACAAAGGGCTTACAGGATAGTGTCCAAATATTACAAGATCAACTAGCCCAAGAACAAGAAAAAGTAGATAGCTTTTCTTTCTTAGGTATCAGCACGAGTAAATCAACCTACAATACGATAGTTTGGTTAATCATTGCGGGACTTCTGATCAGTACAGTTACTTTCTTATTCTCTTTTCGCAAAGCAAAAGTGAATACCGATGAATATCAAAAAACTGCAGATCAGGCGCAAGAAGAGTTAGCCCTATTCCGTAAAAAAGCACTTGAAAAAGAACAAGCACTGAAACGTCAGCTACAGGATGAACTAAATAAGAGATCTTAATGATTTCCTTTTAATAAAAGAGGGGCAATTACAACATGTAGTTGCCCCTCTTTTATTAAATTATACGTAAATCAGGAAGCCTAATCACACAAATAACGGTGAAATTAATTCAAATACTAAGCTTTATGCGCTATAAATGATAGGATTTATATGTTTTTTTATAAGAATTGCTGATTACTTCTCCCCTATCCCTCAATTTTATTAATCTTCGCCAACAGGAAGAAAAAAACTAGTAATAAGGCCATTAAGAAGCATGAAGCCATTATATTAGCTTTAAATTATTTTTTCACAAGATCCAATAGAATTAGAATGAATAACAAATTGACATTTTTAAATAAAAAAGAATTTAATTGAAATTTCTATTTGTTTTTCAGCGACAATAACCTTATTTTTGCTGACCAAAAAGAGGCGGTTAATATTGCCTTTATAAAATTGATTAATAAATATTTAGTCCCTATAATATGCCCAATATTGGTAAAATAGCGCAGATTATCGGCCCAGTGGTTGACGTCAACTTCGCCGACAATGAAAATCTACCTAAAATTTACGATGCCTTGATTATCGAAAGAGAAAATGGTCAGCGTGTCGTTTTAGAGGTTCAACAACACTTAGGTGAGGAACGTGTTCGTACAATTTCTATGGATGCAACCGAAGGTTTGGTTCGTGGAATGAAGGTTGTAGACACAGGTGCTCAAATCAAGATGCCTATTGGTGAAGAAATTAAAGGTCGTGTATTCAACGTTGTGGGTG
It includes:
- a CDS encoding NUDIX hydrolase, which translates into the protein MEFYKNDQGILLAVDCIIFGFTGESLEVLLIKRDFEPERNKWSLMGGFVQTNESPEGAASRVLKQLTGLENVYMEQSNVFGEPNREKTNRVVSISYFALIDKNQYTHILNDAYEAHWFPLRDHPDLIFDHNQMISAAQNRLRMKAALYPILFELLPEKFTIPQIAALYEAVYNMELDKRNFSRKLLSSGLIIKLKEKDKENSKKGAYYFKINTEIYKEKIMSFLRYLPSWSIDN